The following are encoded in a window of Haloarcula laminariae genomic DNA:
- the guaA gene encoding glutamine-hydrolyzing GMP synthase, which produces MVNPEEFIEEKIEEISEAVGDKNAVIGLSGGVDSSTAAALAYEAIGDQLTAVYVDTGLMRKGETDEIRETFDYMDSLRIVDAKDRFLEELGGETDPEEKRHIIGEQFIREFEQVAREVDADYLVQGTIYPDRIESEGTIKSHHNVGGLPERIDFDGIVEPMRDLYKDEVREVARALDLEEIISERMPFPGPGLAVRIIGEVTEEKLEVAREANHVVEEELEEYEPWQALAAVIGKATGVKGDNRVHGWVVAVRSVESRDGMTARAQELDWDTLQRMQSRITGAHENVARVVYDVTHKPPATIEYE; this is translated from the coding sequence ATGGTGAACCCCGAGGAGTTCATCGAGGAGAAAATCGAGGAGATTTCCGAGGCGGTCGGCGACAAGAACGCCGTCATCGGCCTCTCCGGTGGGGTCGACTCATCGACGGCCGCGGCGCTGGCCTACGAGGCCATCGGCGACCAGCTCACCGCCGTCTACGTCGACACCGGCCTCATGCGGAAAGGCGAGACCGACGAGATTCGCGAGACGTTCGACTACATGGACTCGCTGCGCATCGTCGACGCGAAGGACCGCTTCCTCGAGGAACTCGGCGGCGAGACCGACCCCGAGGAGAAGCGCCACATCATCGGCGAGCAGTTCATCCGGGAGTTCGAACAGGTCGCCCGCGAGGTCGACGCCGACTACCTCGTCCAGGGGACCATCTACCCCGACCGCATCGAGTCGGAGGGGACCATCAAGTCCCACCACAACGTCGGCGGGCTCCCCGAGCGCATCGACTTCGACGGCATCGTCGAGCCGATGCGGGACCTCTACAAGGACGAGGTCCGCGAGGTCGCCCGCGCGCTCGACCTGGAGGAGATTATCTCCGAGCGGATGCCGTTCCCCGGCCCCGGCCTCGCGGTGCGAATCATCGGCGAGGTCACCGAGGAGAAACTCGAAGTCGCTCGCGAGGCCAACCACGTCGTCGAGGAGGAACTGGAGGAGTACGAGCCCTGGCAGGCCCTGGCCGCCGTCATCGGCAAGGCCACGGGCGTCAAGGGGGACAACCGCGTCCACGGTTGGGTCGTCGCCGTCCGCTCCGTCGAATCCCGCGACGGGATGACCGCCCGCGCCCAGGAACTCGACTGGGACACCCTCCAGCGGATGCAGAGCCGTATCACGGGCGCCCACGAGAACGTCGCCCGCGTCGTCTACGACGTGACGCACAAACCGCCCGCGACCATCGAGTACGAATGA
- a CDS encoding NAD-binding protein, which yields MNVVLVGDDPERMREALESEGHTVAVADVGNRPGLEDAGVMDAEVYLLTEMSQATSIVVAKDLNPELRVVVYAEGSLPDFASRQTDLVVDPDLLGPDAVAEEL from the coding sequence ATGAACGTCGTGCTCGTCGGGGACGACCCCGAACGGATGCGTGAGGCGCTGGAGAGCGAGGGCCACACCGTCGCCGTCGCCGACGTGGGCAACCGCCCCGGGCTGGAGGACGCCGGCGTGATGGACGCCGAGGTGTACCTGCTGACCGAGATGTCCCAGGCCACCTCCATCGTGGTCGCGAAGGACCTCAACCCCGAGCTACGGGTGGTCGTCTACGCCGAGGGCTCGCTGCCCGACTTCGCCTCCCGGCAGACCGACCTCGTCGTCGACCCCGACCTGCTCGGGCCCGACGCGGTCGCGGAAGAGCTGTAG
- a CDS encoding MBL fold metallo-hydrolase, with protein MVTPLADDIWWYDLGGTNAYLVDDGALTLVDTGTRFHASDLIGGLRDAGFELRDLDRILLTHYDVDHVGGLSAFDGVELTIHVGARDAPFVAGERKAPLSNHKGFVQRLGRPLISTPDNPVEPLDDGDTVGSFTVYDTPGHTPGHVCYVSETLSAAFLGDLVVERGDGRFHPSPWLLSYDTGDVAQSIRSLAERAPDYEVAGMGHGVPFKTGGSERLADAVGRL; from the coding sequence ATGGTCACTCCGCTGGCCGACGATATCTGGTGGTACGACCTCGGAGGAACCAACGCCTACCTCGTCGACGACGGCGCCCTGACGCTCGTCGACACCGGGACGCGCTTTCACGCCAGCGACCTCATCGGCGGGCTCCGCGACGCGGGCTTCGAGCTGCGGGACCTCGACCGTATCCTCCTCACGCACTACGACGTGGACCACGTCGGCGGCCTCTCGGCCTTCGACGGCGTCGAGCTGACTATCCACGTCGGCGCGAGGGACGCCCCCTTCGTCGCCGGCGAGCGGAAGGCGCCGCTGTCGAACCACAAGGGGTTCGTCCAGCGACTCGGCCGCCCCCTCATCTCGACGCCCGACAACCCCGTCGAGCCGCTCGACGACGGCGACACCGTCGGCTCGTTCACCGTCTACGACACGCCCGGCCATACGCCGGGTCACGTCTGCTACGTCAGCGAGACGCTGTCGGCGGCGTTTCTGGGGGACCTCGTCGTCGAGCGGGGCGACGGGCGCTTTCACCCCTCGCCGTGGCTGCTGAGCTACGACACGGGCGATGTCGCACAGAGCATCCGCTCGCTGGCCGAGCGGGCGCCAGACTACGAGGTCGCCGGGATGGGCCACGGCGTCCCGTTCAAGACGGGCGGAAGCGAGCGGCTGGCGGACGCGGTGGGACGGCTCTGA
- a CDS encoding aldo/keto reductase: protein METIEVQGTSVPALGLGTWQLTGPRCTETVETALELGYRHVDTAQAYGNERRVGLGLEAADVDREDLFLVTKLDGSNRDARSVRESTRESLHKLGTDYLDCLLIHWPNTPWMAPLSETLDAMNGLVEEGLVEHIGVSNFSPDRLDRARELSEAPILTDQVQYHPYWDQRKLLDYCRIHDVLLTAYSPLARGGVLSDPALVQVGNRHGKSPAQVALRWLVQQAGVAAIPKASSRDHLEANMAIFDFELTDDEMAWIRNPSKSKTAGQFLRSQLPF from the coding sequence ATGGAAACCATCGAGGTTCAGGGCACCTCGGTCCCCGCGCTCGGGCTGGGTACCTGGCAGCTGACCGGCCCGAGATGCACCGAGACGGTCGAAACGGCCCTGGAGCTTGGGTATCGCCACGTCGACACCGCCCAGGCCTACGGCAACGAGCGCCGGGTCGGCCTGGGCCTCGAAGCCGCCGACGTCGACCGCGAAGACCTCTTTCTCGTCACCAAGCTCGACGGCTCGAACCGGGACGCGAGGTCGGTACGGGAGTCGACCCGCGAGAGCCTGCACAAGCTCGGCACCGACTACCTCGACTGCCTGCTCATCCACTGGCCCAACACCCCGTGGATGGCGCCGCTCTCCGAGACCCTCGACGCCATGAACGGCCTCGTCGAGGAGGGGCTCGTCGAGCATATCGGCGTCAGCAACTTCTCGCCCGACCGCCTGGACCGGGCCCGCGAGCTCTCCGAGGCCCCTATCCTCACCGACCAAGTCCAGTACCACCCCTACTGGGACCAGCGGAAACTGCTGGACTACTGTCGCATCCACGACGTGCTCCTGACGGCGTACAGCCCGCTGGCGCGGGGCGGCGTGCTTTCGGACCCGGCGCTGGTCCAGGTCGGGAACCGCCACGGCAAGTCCCCCGCACAGGTCGCGCTGCGCTGGCTGGTCCAGCAAGCGGGCGTCGCCGCCATCCCCAAGGCCTCCAGCCGCGACCACCTGGAAGCCAACATGGCTATCTTCGACTTCGAGCTGACCGACGACGAGATGGCGTGGATTCGCAACCCCTCGAAGTCGAAGACGGCCGGCCAGTTCCTCAGGTCACAGCTGCCGTTCTGA
- a CDS encoding WD40/YVTN/BNR-like repeat-containing protein has protein sequence MSDRSATRRNVLRGIGASLTAAIGTTALSGSAMAGSGWESVSAPTGNTLHDVEYADAGAYAVGGGGIVLERTTEGWEKVLDGGPTGNGNNIYGADVTDDGQALWFVGSSGAIGEYDISTGVVTDHSAPNDATNNFNDISVTGAAGEANVYVAGDSGKLYYSFENGATQPWDYVTPGSGSAINAVDFFGVRSGHIVDGNKSVFRTQDGSTWNKTGLADANVNFYGVDSDGFDDVWVSGGGGMVFHWNGVEWTPTDTGDAGLRDIEVTDADGAGLTVGGGGAVYELADGWTQRQTPTGANLQAVVRGATDIAVGAGGAILER, from the coding sequence ATGTCCGACCGCTCTGCGACCCGACGCAACGTCCTCCGAGGTATCGGCGCGTCACTGACAGCGGCGATAGGCACCACGGCCCTCTCCGGGAGCGCCATGGCGGGTAGCGGCTGGGAGTCCGTCAGCGCCCCCACGGGCAACACGCTCCACGACGTGGAGTACGCCGACGCCGGCGCCTACGCCGTCGGCGGCGGCGGTATCGTCCTCGAACGCACCACCGAAGGGTGGGAGAAGGTCCTCGACGGCGGCCCGACCGGAAACGGCAACAACATCTACGGCGCGGACGTCACCGACGACGGCCAGGCGCTCTGGTTCGTCGGTAGCTCCGGCGCCATCGGCGAGTACGACATCTCGACGGGCGTCGTCACCGACCACAGCGCGCCCAACGACGCGACCAACAACTTCAACGACATCTCGGTGACCGGCGCGGCCGGCGAGGCGAACGTCTACGTCGCCGGCGACTCCGGGAAGCTGTACTACTCCTTCGAGAACGGCGCGACCCAGCCCTGGGACTACGTGACGCCGGGCTCCGGGTCGGCCATCAACGCCGTCGACTTCTTCGGCGTCCGCTCGGGCCACATCGTCGACGGCAACAAGTCCGTCTTCCGGACACAGGACGGCTCGACGTGGAACAAGACCGGCCTGGCCGACGCCAACGTCAACTTCTACGGCGTCGATTCGGACGGCTTCGACGACGTCTGGGTCTCCGGTGGCGGCGGGATGGTCTTCCACTGGAACGGAGTCGAGTGGACCCCGACCGACACCGGCGACGCCGGACTGCGGGACATCGAAGTGACCGACGCCGACGGCGCCGGCCTCACGGTCGGCGGGGGCGGCGCGGTGTACGAACTGGCCGACGGCTGGACGCAGCGCCAGACCCCGACCGGCGCGAACCTGCAAGCCGTCGTCCGCGGCGCCACTGACATCGCCGTCGGCGCGGGCGGGGCCATCCTCGAGCGATAG
- a CDS encoding molybdopterin-binding protein yields the protein MVDFQSRDTRRGPTDDADSSSETADASEDDADADEEPSEPDEDTVTETADAGADGAGDPLAEDGTTEMDDAGVGKADDPLAEDATTETADATEQGVGDPLAEDATTETDDATAADPLAGDARPDEAGAADTGADRSGSTDAAAQVTDAEAADPLGEPAGGDESAGTEADATGSGPEQPATDAAPQAAPARSVDVAVVTVSGDRESLEDTVAAAFETAGHAVVRRERLRGGYDGIQEMVDTLVGREAVDVVVTVGGVGLSADEMAVEAVHPLLEKALPGFGEAFRSRLADHVGTGIVGVRSAAGVSDGTLVFCLPGDAEAAALAVREILATEAPVLVDQLDG from the coding sequence ATGGTCGATTTCCAGTCCCGCGATACGCGCCGTGGCCCCACCGACGACGCGGACTCGTCGTCGGAGACCGCAGACGCAAGCGAGGACGACGCGGATGCGGACGAGGAGCCCTCGGAGCCGGACGAGGACACCGTCACCGAGACGGCCGACGCTGGGGCGGACGGAGCCGGCGACCCGCTGGCCGAAGACGGCACTACCGAGATGGACGACGCTGGGGTAGGGAAAGCCGACGACCCGCTGGCCGAGGACGCCACCACCGAGACGGCCGACGCTACGGAGCAAGGTGTCGGGGACCCGCTGGCCGAGGACGCCACCACCGAGACGGACGACGCTACGGCGGCGGACCCGCTGGCCGGAGATGCAAGACCGGACGAGGCGGGGGCGGCCGATACCGGCGCGGACAGGTCCGGGTCAACAGACGCCGCTGCACAGGTGACCGACGCGGAGGCGGCCGACCCGCTCGGGGAGCCGGCCGGGGGAGACGAGTCGGCAGGGACCGAGGCGGACGCCACGGGGAGCGGGCCGGAACAGCCAGCGACCGACGCGGCGCCACAGGCCGCACCCGCCCGGTCCGTCGACGTGGCCGTCGTGACGGTGTCCGGCGACCGGGAATCCCTCGAAGACACCGTGGCGGCGGCCTTCGAGACGGCCGGGCACGCGGTCGTGCGGCGCGAGCGGCTGCGTGGCGGCTACGACGGCATCCAGGAGATGGTCGACACGCTGGTCGGCCGCGAGGCCGTCGACGTCGTCGTCACGGTCGGGGGCGTCGGGCTGTCGGCCGACGAGATGGCCGTCGAGGCGGTCCACCCGCTGCTGGAGAAGGCGCTGCCGGGCTTCGGCGAGGCGTTTCGCTCCCGGCTGGCCGACCACGTCGGCACCGGTATCGTGGGCGTCCGGTCGGCGGCCGGCGTCAGCGACGGGACGCTCGTCTTCTGTCTGCCCGGCGACGCCGAGGCGGCGGCGCTGGCTGTCAGGGAGATTCTGGCCACCGAAGCGCCGGTACTGGTCGACCAGCTCGACGGGTAA
- a CDS encoding histidine kinase N-terminal 7TM domain-containing protein: protein MVSASLAVVLLAAVVGMGVAALVWLHRDRPGAGPLAAFVVAASLWAVAHGLELAVPGVVLMERLLQIQLTLSVVIPVAWLVTVLEYTGHPHWLTRRRVALLLVEPAVFVTLVWSNAAHRLVWRGGSVVTSAETSTLVPVWGLTRWGHLAYMLVLILAGGALLIRTMLRTTDRFQGQVLALLAAITVPTVGHSVHALDLVPARFDPTSLGYVVSGVVLSGALLRGQLLDVAPVTRDLGQEAVFTEMDDAVVIVDEAGRIVDVNDAATALFSADPAALSGRELAAELPDLAETVPEAGERAQTETRLEHDGAVRYYDVRITPLYRSYGVVSGHLVSLRDVTDRRQREQRIDVLNRLLRHDIRNEMNVVRGNADLLADSVDPAERDRIDRIVRTVDGIVDRSNKIGRVSEALERERAEPVRLPELLGTVVAEARNRYPRADVTLDCPDACWVDGSPALSLAFEELLDNAVEHSDGAPNVDIAVSVRNEGVVVRVSDDGPGIADHERDVILAGEETPLQHGSGVGLWLVKWVVRNVGGTLSFVDGPGTTVEIELPAATGPSTVDDRSAGEPPRDGSTATDSVTDDSAADGSPTV from the coding sequence ATGGTTTCGGCCTCCCTCGCGGTGGTTCTGCTGGCCGCGGTGGTCGGGATGGGCGTGGCCGCTCTGGTCTGGCTCCACCGCGACCGACCGGGCGCCGGCCCGCTGGCGGCCTTCGTCGTCGCGGCCAGCCTCTGGGCCGTCGCACACGGGCTCGAACTCGCGGTCCCCGGCGTGGTGTTGATGGAGCGTCTGCTCCAGATACAGCTCACGCTCTCGGTCGTCATCCCCGTCGCGTGGCTCGTGACGGTCCTCGAATACACCGGGCACCCCCACTGGCTCACCCGCAGGCGGGTCGCGCTGTTGCTGGTAGAGCCCGCAGTCTTCGTCACGCTGGTGTGGTCGAACGCCGCCCACCGGCTCGTCTGGCGCGGTGGGTCTGTTGTGACAAGCGCCGAGACCTCCACGCTCGTGCCGGTCTGGGGGCTGACCCGCTGGGGGCATCTCGCGTACATGCTCGTGTTGATACTGGCCGGCGGCGCGCTCCTCATCCGGACGATGCTGCGGACCACCGACCGCTTCCAGGGGCAGGTACTCGCACTGCTCGCCGCCATCACCGTCCCGACGGTCGGTCACTCCGTCCACGCGCTGGACCTGGTGCCCGCCCGCTTCGACCCGACGAGCCTGGGCTATGTCGTCTCCGGCGTGGTGCTGTCGGGGGCGCTGTTGCGGGGGCAGCTCCTGGACGTCGCCCCGGTCACACGCGACCTGGGGCAGGAAGCGGTGTTCACCGAGATGGACGATGCGGTCGTCATCGTCGACGAGGCGGGCCGTATCGTCGACGTCAACGACGCCGCCACCGCGTTGTTCTCGGCGGACCCGGCCGCGCTCTCGGGCCGTGAACTGGCCGCCGAACTGCCCGACCTGGCCGAGACGGTACCTGAAGCGGGCGAGCGCGCACAGACGGAGACCCGCCTGGAACACGACGGCGCCGTCCGCTACTACGACGTTCGCATCACCCCGCTGTACCGCTCCTACGGCGTCGTCTCGGGCCACCTCGTCAGCCTCCGCGACGTGACGGACCGCCGCCAGCGCGAGCAGCGCATCGACGTGCTCAACCGACTGCTCAGACACGACATCCGCAACGAGATGAACGTGGTCCGGGGCAACGCCGACCTGCTCGCCGACAGCGTCGACCCGGCCGAGCGGGACCGCATCGACCGCATCGTCCGGACCGTCGACGGCATCGTCGACCGGAGCAACAAGATCGGCCGCGTCTCCGAGGCGCTCGAACGCGAGCGCGCCGAGCCGGTCCGACTGCCGGAGTTACTGGGGACCGTCGTCGCCGAGGCCCGGAACCGCTACCCCCGGGCGGATGTCACACTTGATTGCCCCGATGCGTGCTGGGTCGACGGCTCGCCGGCGCTCTCACTCGCCTTCGAGGAACTGCTGGACAACGCTGTGGAGCACAGCGATGGGGCGCCGAACGTCGATATCGCGGTCTCCGTGCGGAACGAGGGGGTCGTCGTTCGGGTCAGCGACGACGGGCCCGGTATCGCCGACCACGAGCGGGACGTCATCCTGGCCGGCGAGGAGACGCCCCTCCAGCACGGCTCCGGGGTCGGCCTCTGGCTCGTGAAGTGGGTCGTCCGTAACGTCGGCGGTACGCTCTCCTTTGTCGACGGCCCGGGGACGACCGTCGAGATAGAGCTCCCGGCGGCGACGGGGCCGTCGACCGTCGACGACCGGTCGGCGGGCGAACCACCGCGAGACGGGTCGACGGCGACCGACTCAGTGACCGACGACTCGGCCGCGGACGGTTCGCCGACGGTCTGA
- the idi gene encoding isopentenyl-diphosphate Delta-isomerase, with the protein MTSDAAEPHRNAEQDVIAVDADDNPQGTVNRLDAHTGDGIRHRAFTALLFDEDGNVLLAQRAADKRLWDTHWDGTVASHPVEGQTQVEATEERLEEELGVTPDQYDDLRVTDRFEYKRYYENAGLEWEVCAVLQATLTDTSLSPNPEEVDGLMWVPYDRLDQHPEYYRQLRLCPWFEIAMRRDEER; encoded by the coding sequence ATGACCTCCGACGCCGCCGAGCCACACAGGAACGCCGAGCAGGACGTCATCGCGGTCGACGCCGACGACAACCCGCAGGGGACTGTCAACCGTCTGGACGCCCACACCGGCGACGGCATCCGTCACCGCGCGTTCACCGCCCTGCTGTTCGACGAGGACGGGAACGTCTTGCTGGCCCAGCGGGCCGCCGACAAGCGCCTCTGGGACACCCACTGGGACGGCACCGTCGCGTCCCATCCCGTGGAGGGCCAGACGCAGGTCGAGGCGACCGAGGAGCGCCTCGAAGAGGAACTCGGCGTCACCCCGGACCAGTACGACGACCTCCGGGTGACCGACCGCTTCGAGTACAAGCGGTACTACGAGAATGCCGGCCTGGAGTGGGAAGTGTGTGCGGTCCTGCAGGCGACGCTGACGGACACGTCGCTGTCACCGAACCCCGAGGAGGTCGACGGGCTCATGTGGGTCCCCTACGACCGCCTGGACCAGCACCCGGAGTACTACCGACAGCTCCGGCTCTGCCCGTGGTTCGAAATCGCGATGCGCCGCGACGAGGAACGGTAG
- a CDS encoding DUF4013 domain-containing protein — MIEAALRYQTQGEDWIKRVGIGGVLLFFFWLFIPILTVYGYMMEVIRQVLRGDKSNPPKWGDFDMVSLTIQGAKAFAILFAYGIVVGLVAGIPSAVLSFIGALIGSQIFSLLGSLLGFVLNLVASLLVAIVAPVVLSNFVLKDEIAAGFDIDVLRQVGTSGTMLRAVGLAIVVSILMQIVSAIVGITIIGLFVVPFIFFVGFSAIVFVWATGFADAYREEIGELPEIPDGPVKPGVEQQTAAGTTAASEEPTAADEDAATTADTPADIADTNNESEGTDEDRGPDPTDDERWD; from the coding sequence ATGATAGAAGCAGCACTTCGGTACCAGACTCAGGGCGAGGATTGGATCAAACGGGTCGGAATCGGCGGCGTACTCCTGTTTTTCTTCTGGCTGTTCATCCCGATTCTCACCGTGTACGGCTACATGATGGAGGTCATCCGGCAGGTCCTCCGCGGTGACAAGTCGAACCCGCCGAAATGGGGCGATTTCGACATGGTCAGCCTCACAATCCAGGGGGCCAAGGCGTTCGCGATACTGTTCGCCTACGGTATCGTCGTCGGCCTCGTCGCCGGGATTCCGTCGGCGGTCCTCTCGTTCATCGGGGCCCTGATCGGCAGCCAGATCTTCTCCCTGCTGGGGTCCTTGCTCGGGTTCGTGCTGAATCTGGTCGCGAGCCTCCTGGTGGCCATCGTGGCGCCGGTGGTGCTGTCGAACTTCGTCCTCAAGGACGAAATCGCGGCCGGCTTCGACATCGACGTGCTAAGGCAGGTCGGGACGAGCGGGACGATGCTGCGGGCCGTCGGGCTCGCCATCGTCGTCAGCATCCTCATGCAGATAGTCAGCGCCATCGTCGGCATCACCATCATCGGCCTGTTCGTCGTCCCGTTCATCTTCTTCGTCGGCTTCTCGGCCATCGTCTTCGTCTGGGCGACCGGCTTCGCCGACGCCTACCGCGAGGAGATCGGCGAACTCCCGGAGATTCCGGACGGCCCGGTCAAGCCGGGCGTCGAACAGCAGACTGCGGCCGGCACCACGGCGGCCAGTGAGGAACCGACCGCCGCGGACGAGGACGCGGCGACGACCGCCGATACGCCCGCCGACATCGCCGACACGAACAACGAGTCCGAGGGGACGGACGAGGACAGGGGACCGGACCCGACCGACGACGAACGCTGGGACTGA
- a CDS encoding FxsA family protein: protein MLRAIALLLLIPLFDAVLLVALATGVIYPVSPLVIVALVVLTALVGMLLVRAEGRTTLRKIQQKLATGEVPTDELIDGGLLVAAGAFFLTPGLVTDFVGLLLAVPITRIPIRAAVRRWVVRPYIDAKTGGFASGQVYIGGFPNQDSAADTGAGGPSGSTGGDGSGFDPDEATDVDFEEREDS, encoded by the coding sequence ATGCTCCGGGCAATCGCCCTGTTGTTGCTCATTCCGCTGTTCGACGCGGTGCTGCTCGTCGCGCTCGCGACGGGCGTCATCTATCCGGTCTCGCCGCTGGTCATCGTGGCGCTGGTCGTCCTCACGGCTCTGGTGGGGATGCTACTCGTGCGGGCGGAGGGCCGGACCACGCTCCGGAAGATACAGCAGAAGCTCGCGACCGGCGAGGTGCCGACCGACGAGCTCATCGACGGCGGGCTGTTGGTCGCCGCCGGCGCGTTCTTCCTCACGCCCGGCCTCGTCACGGACTTCGTCGGCCTGCTGCTCGCGGTCCCCATCACCCGCATCCCGATTCGCGCGGCGGTGCGTCGGTGGGTCGTCCGCCCCTACATCGACGCCAAGACCGGCGGCTTCGCCTCCGGCCAGGTGTACATCGGCGGGTTCCCCAACCAGGACAGCGCGGCCGACACCGGCGCTGGCGGCCCGAGCGGCTCTACCGGCGGCGACGGCAGCGGCTTCGACCCCGACGAGGCGACCGACGTGGACTTCGAGGAGCGAGAGGACAGCTGA
- a CDS encoding cytochrome P450: MASQEADHPGPVTPGDEPPRPGRVPVVDNTLSMLRDPLGFYDRVGAMDADVVGYNVAGTTGYFVTHPDLVERILVTDEGNYEKGALLQRSLGEYIGEGLFLLEGEEWKEQRTALQPAFYREKIAAYGDSMTDFAAATGEGWTDGERVDVLPAMREYTLRVLGKTLLDVDIDRTAAALEPLLSALRARLDPRSLSAYVPLAVPTPTNRRVRSARADFEATLDDIIAERRAESAADREARDDVLSLLLSLDEATMSRERLGHQLLTFLVAGHDTTALTLTYAWFLLGHHPERQRKLHDELDSVLGGADPTPADLFELPYLDDVLTEVLRLYPPAFTTFRQPTESVTLGRYDIDQDAQLTIPQWLVHRDGRWYDDPDAFRPERWTDAFESQLPDYAYYPFGGGPRHCIGMRFARMEAKLAIATLAGRYRFETVTDPPLDLAMRITLSPTKPVEVRVHER; this comes from the coding sequence ATGGCAAGCCAGGAGGCGGACCACCCCGGCCCGGTCACGCCCGGCGACGAGCCGCCGCGCCCGGGCCGCGTCCCGGTCGTCGACAACACGCTCTCGATGCTGCGGGACCCGCTGGGGTTTTACGACCGCGTGGGCGCGATGGACGCCGACGTGGTGGGGTACAACGTCGCGGGGACGACGGGCTACTTCGTCACCCATCCGGACCTCGTCGAGCGGATACTCGTCACCGACGAGGGCAACTACGAGAAGGGCGCCCTGCTCCAGCGGTCGCTCGGGGAGTACATCGGCGAGGGGCTCTTTCTGCTCGAGGGCGAGGAGTGGAAGGAGCAACGCACCGCCCTCCAGCCCGCCTTCTACCGGGAGAAGATAGCGGCCTACGGCGACTCGATGACGGACTTCGCCGCCGCGACCGGTGAAGGCTGGACCGACGGTGAGCGGGTCGACGTCCTGCCCGCGATGCGCGAGTACACCCTGCGCGTCCTCGGGAAGACGCTGCTCGACGTGGACATCGACCGCACCGCGGCCGCGTTGGAGCCGTTGCTGTCGGCGCTCCGGGCGCGGCTGGACCCCCGCTCGCTGTCGGCCTACGTCCCGCTGGCCGTGCCGACTCCGACGAACCGGCGGGTCCGCTCGGCCCGCGCGGACTTCGAGGCGACGCTGGACGACATCATCGCCGAGCGCCGGGCCGAGAGCGCCGCCGACCGCGAGGCCCGCGACGACGTCCTCTCGCTGCTGTTGTCGCTGGACGAGGCGACGATGAGCCGGGAGCGGCTCGGACACCAGCTACTTACCTTCCTGGTGGCGGGCCACGACACGACGGCGCTGACCCTGACCTACGCGTGGTTCCTGCTGGGCCACCACCCCGAGCGCCAGCGGAAACTCCACGACGAACTCGACTCGGTGCTGGGCGGGGCGGACCCGACCCCAGCGGACCTCTTCGAGCTCCCGTATCTCGACGACGTACTGACGGAGGTACTGCGGCTGTATCCGCCCGCGTTCACCACGTTCCGCCAGCCCACAGAGTCGGTGACGCTGGGGAGATACGACATCGACCAGGACGCCCAGTTGACGATTCCCCAGTGGCTCGTCCACCGTGACGGACGCTGGTACGACGACCCCGACGCCTTCCGCCCGGAGCGGTGGACCGACGCCTTCGAGTCGCAACTCCCCGACTACGCCTACTACCCCTTCGGCGGCGGCCCCCGCCACTGCATCGGCATGCGGTTCGCCCGCATGGAGGCGAAACTCGCCATCGCGACCCTCGCCGGGCGCTACCGCTTCGAGACCGTCACCGACCCGCCGCTGGACCTCGCGATGCGCATCACGCTCTCGCCCACCAAACCAGTCGAGGTCCGGGTTCACGAGCGGTAG